A part of Vibrio sp. B1FLJ16 genomic DNA contains:
- the ectB gene encoding diaminobutyrate--2-oxoglutarate transaminase, whose product MDIFKKQESNVRSYSNNFPVVFRKAKGCWLETEQGERYLDFLAGAGSLNYGHNNPVLKQALLEYIEMDGITHGLDMHSEAKASFLEALDNYILKPRKLDYKVQFTGPTGTNAVEAALKLAKKVTGRSSVVAFTNGFHGCTAGALAATGNQHHRQGNGSSLHNVTRLPFEGYAGVDGLALFEAMLNDNSAGMDKPAAVLLETVQGEGGLNVASNEWLQRLSKICKANDILMIVDDIQAGCGRTGTFFSFEPSGIQPDIVTLSKSIGGYGLPMAVVLLKPELDQWKPGEHNGTFRGNNHAFITAAKALEIYWANEDFETHIKQCSEKVSIIINRCVRRFPQMFVQKKGRGMMIGIECINGDLSSEIAKACFDNGMVIETAGPDDEVVKFFCPLTISESELEQGLSIFENAVESIAAKHFKQAS is encoded by the coding sequence CAGTCGTATTTCGTAAAGCGAAAGGCTGCTGGCTGGAAACAGAACAGGGCGAACGCTATTTAGACTTCCTTGCTGGCGCGGGATCTCTGAATTACGGACACAATAACCCAGTACTTAAGCAAGCGTTACTTGAGTACATTGAAATGGACGGTATTACGCACGGTCTGGATATGCATTCAGAAGCGAAAGCGTCATTTCTTGAAGCATTAGATAACTACATTCTTAAGCCAAGAAAGCTGGATTATAAAGTTCAGTTTACAGGGCCGACAGGCACCAACGCAGTAGAAGCCGCTTTGAAACTGGCTAAAAAAGTAACGGGCCGCAGCAGTGTTGTTGCCTTCACTAATGGTTTCCACGGTTGTACCGCTGGCGCATTAGCTGCAACTGGTAACCAACATCATAGACAGGGCAATGGCTCGAGCTTACACAACGTAACGCGTCTTCCGTTTGAAGGTTACGCGGGTGTTGATGGTTTGGCGCTGTTTGAAGCAATGCTGAACGATAACTCAGCTGGTATGGACAAACCTGCCGCTGTGCTACTTGAAACCGTACAGGGCGAAGGTGGCTTGAATGTAGCATCAAACGAATGGCTGCAGCGCTTGAGCAAAATTTGTAAAGCCAATGACATCCTTATGATTGTCGATGACATTCAGGCCGGCTGTGGCCGTACAGGTACGTTCTTCAGCTTTGAGCCATCAGGTATTCAGCCTGACATCGTTACTCTGTCAAAATCTATTGGTGGCTATGGCTTACCAATGGCCGTTGTTCTTCTGAAACCAGAGCTTGACCAGTGGAAGCCGGGTGAACATAACGGTACGTTCCGTGGTAACAACCATGCGTTCATTACTGCTGCTAAAGCGCTAGAAATCTACTGGGCTAATGAAGATTTTGAAACTCACATTAAGCAGTGTTCAGAGAAAGTAAGCATCATAATTAATCGTTGTGTGCGCCGATTCCCACAGATGTTCGTGCAGAAAAAAGGTCGCGGCATGATGATCGGTATTGAATGTATTAATGGTGACCTTTCCTCTGAAATCGCTAAAGCGTGTTTCGATAACGGAATGGTGATTGAGACAGCAGGCCCAGACGATGAAGTGGTTAAGTTTTTCTGTCCTCTGACTATCAGTGAATCAGAGTTAGAGC